The Stratiformator vulcanicus genome has a segment encoding these proteins:
- a CDS encoding helicase-related protein: protein MTVANQIRIGSIVTGPTLPEPIEVLATVPMGTSLKVIGRGRNSGMTHDPVLTAAQLGQLRVSAEREPFDGDARMFRLGVEAHRLGLAYEYDPFFSLSIARVDPLPHQLEAVYSYFLRLPRIRFLLADDPGAGKTIMAGLLLKELKARGLVRRVLIVCPANLTFQWQREMADKFRENFKVIRGTVLRENYGQNPWQDHDQAVTSVSWVSIVEDARESLLRSRWDLVIVDEAHKMSARSEDHSTYAYRLGESLSKMTDHYLLMTATPHKGDPDHFRRFLALLDADVYGSIQSLEQAMREQEAPFYLRRTKEALVSFPDPHTGEVHKLFTKREVRSAAFELNGDELEFYDNLTRYVEDQSFAAAQDQSARGRAVGFTMAMLQRRMASSIYAVRRSLERMKARREKILSDPEAYRKEQIQRRMPEDFDDLDAEEQQHIVDQLENEVLSVDPVVLREEIASLGNLVTQALELEDRDDQTKLTKLQAVLNQEGIFDDPQMKLLIFTEHKDTLDFLVGDGKDGRPLGKLIEWGLTVTQIHGGMKIGDRDTPGTRIYSEREFKESCQVLVATEAAGEGINLQFCWLMINFDIPWNPVRLEQRVGRIHRYGQEKDCLVFNFVALNTREGRVLRKLLDRLEEIRNDLGSDQVFDVVGEVFPANQLERLLRDMYARQTDVHKIEDRIVRDVSPEKFRVITESTLEGLAKKELNLSAMVGKSAEARERRLVPEVIEQFFVDAAPECGMRAKQTGKQSHIYRVGKTPRNLLPIGDAQEDRFGRLGREYKQVVFDKERLRDDPTLEWVTPGHPLFEVVRHDILQRTEDHLHRGAVFYDLHRDDPSLIDVFAASVKDGRGRTLHRRLFAVETALGGEMTLHEPTILLDVAPAPAGAAGPGDAVTLPGRQSVEQFLYERALEPWGEEVAADRLGEIQRIERHVEISLNALIDRSQHTLGEYLNRQIEGQTIPGLDGLIAQAEQHLDTLNNRLETRRQELELERHSSISDIHHLGRAWITPHPDRSNPDFAPMVRDEEIERIAVDIATRHEQGRGWVVESVEAENRGFDLISRRPHPDDPQTFVEVRFIEVKGRAGVGIVALSENEYRTAERMKKDYWLYAVFNCAGTPELHIVQDPARLGWQPVMAVEHYRIGPDAISVAQVT from the coding sequence ATGACCGTCGCAAATCAGATCAGGATCGGTAGCATCGTCACCGGCCCGACATTGCCTGAGCCAATCGAGGTTCTGGCCACCGTGCCAATGGGCACGTCACTCAAGGTCATTGGACGCGGCCGCAATAGCGGAATGACGCACGATCCGGTTTTGACAGCGGCGCAGCTTGGTCAATTACGAGTATCTGCCGAGCGCGAACCGTTCGATGGCGATGCCCGTATGTTTCGACTTGGTGTCGAAGCCCATCGGCTTGGGTTGGCTTACGAATACGACCCGTTCTTCTCACTTTCTATCGCGAGAGTCGACCCGCTGCCGCACCAGCTCGAAGCGGTCTACAGCTATTTTCTCAGACTGCCCCGGATCCGTTTCTTGCTCGCTGACGATCCAGGAGCCGGTAAGACGATTATGGCCGGTCTCCTGCTTAAAGAGCTTAAGGCTCGCGGTCTCGTCCGCCGCGTTCTCATTGTTTGCCCTGCCAACCTGACCTTTCAGTGGCAGCGTGAAATGGCAGACAAGTTCCGTGAGAATTTTAAGGTAATTCGTGGCACCGTCCTCCGCGAAAACTACGGGCAGAATCCGTGGCAGGACCACGATCAGGCGGTAACGTCCGTTTCTTGGGTATCTATCGTGGAAGATGCTCGAGAAAGCTTGCTTCGATCTCGCTGGGATTTAGTCATCGTCGATGAAGCGCACAAAATGAGCGCTCGTAGTGAAGACCATTCGACGTACGCCTATCGACTTGGTGAGTCGCTCTCGAAAATGACCGACCACTATTTATTGATGACCGCCACGCCCCACAAAGGTGATCCCGATCACTTTCGGCGGTTCCTCGCTCTCCTCGACGCGGACGTCTACGGCAGCATTCAAAGCCTCGAACAGGCGATGCGGGAGCAGGAGGCCCCTTTCTATTTACGTCGGACTAAAGAAGCATTGGTCTCGTTTCCTGACCCGCACACGGGGGAGGTTCACAAGCTGTTTACTAAGCGGGAGGTTCGCAGTGCGGCGTTTGAACTCAATGGGGACGAACTGGAGTTCTATGACAACCTGACACGGTATGTGGAGGATCAGTCTTTTGCTGCGGCACAGGATCAGTCCGCCCGCGGACGCGCTGTTGGATTTACGATGGCCATGCTTCAGCGGCGCATGGCGTCTTCCATCTATGCCGTTCGTCGCAGTCTCGAGCGCATGAAAGCTCGTCGCGAGAAAATTCTTTCTGATCCGGAAGCCTACCGGAAGGAACAGATTCAGCGTCGTATGCCCGAAGACTTCGACGACCTGGATGCCGAAGAACAGCAGCACATTGTTGACCAACTCGAAAACGAAGTGTTGTCCGTCGATCCCGTTGTCCTGCGGGAAGAGATCGCCAGCCTTGGAAACTTGGTCACTCAAGCACTCGAGCTCGAAGATCGCGACGATCAAACCAAGCTGACGAAGCTGCAGGCTGTCCTCAATCAAGAGGGCATTTTCGACGATCCGCAGATGAAGCTGCTGATCTTTACCGAACACAAGGATACGCTCGATTTCCTCGTTGGTGACGGCAAAGACGGTCGGCCACTCGGCAAACTCATCGAGTGGGGATTGACGGTCACCCAAATTCACGGGGGGATGAAGATCGGGGATCGAGACACCCCCGGTACCCGAATTTATTCCGAACGAGAGTTTAAAGAGAGCTGTCAGGTGCTCGTGGCGACCGAGGCGGCTGGCGAAGGGATCAATTTGCAGTTCTGCTGGTTAATGATCAACTTCGACATTCCTTGGAACCCGGTCCGGCTTGAGCAGCGCGTGGGTCGTATTCACCGCTACGGCCAAGAGAAAGACTGTCTGGTCTTTAATTTCGTTGCCCTGAATACACGCGAGGGACGAGTCCTTCGCAAGCTGCTGGATCGACTGGAGGAAATCCGCAACGACCTGGGGTCCGATCAAGTCTTTGATGTCGTCGGCGAAGTCTTCCCCGCCAACCAGCTCGAACGGCTGCTCCGCGACATGTATGCCCGGCAAACGGACGTCCATAAGATTGAAGATCGCATCGTCCGCGACGTCAGCCCGGAGAAGTTCCGCGTTATCACCGAATCAACGCTCGAGGGGCTGGCCAAGAAGGAACTCAATCTCTCCGCAATGGTCGGCAAGAGTGCCGAAGCCAGGGAGCGGCGCCTGGTTCCTGAAGTCATCGAGCAATTCTTCGTCGACGCCGCGCCCGAATGCGGAATGCGGGCGAAACAAACTGGCAAGCAGAGTCATATCTACCGCGTTGGGAAAACGCCTCGCAATCTCCTTCCGATCGGGGATGCGCAGGAAGATCGCTTCGGGCGGCTCGGCCGGGAATACAAACAGGTCGTGTTCGATAAAGAACGGCTGCGCGATGATCCAACGCTGGAATGGGTCACTCCCGGACATCCTCTATTTGAGGTTGTACGCCATGACATCCTGCAGCGGACGGAAGATCATCTTCATCGAGGAGCGGTGTTCTATGACCTGCATCGAGACGACCCGTCGTTGATCGACGTCTTTGCTGCTTCCGTCAAAGATGGCCGTGGCCGCACTCTACATCGCCGCTTGTTCGCGGTGGAAACAGCCCTCGGCGGTGAAATGACGCTCCACGAACCGACAATCCTGCTCGATGTTGCCCCCGCTCCGGCCGGGGCGGCTGGTCCGGGCGATGCCGTCACACTGCCCGGTCGGCAGTCGGTTGAACAATTTTTATATGAGCGCGCACTGGAGCCGTGGGGCGAAGAGGTCGCAGCCGATCGTCTGGGAGAAATCCAACGAATCGAACGTCACGTCGAAATCAGCCTCAATGCCCTGATCGATCGGAGCCAGCACACACTGGGTGAGTACCTCAATCGCCAGATTGAAGGGCAGACAATTCCCGGGCTCGACGGATTGATCGCCCAGGCCGAGCAGCATCTCGACACCCTCAATAATCGGCTCGAAACCCGGCGGCAGGAACTGGAACTCGAACGTCATAGCTCCATCTCGGACATTCACCACCTCGGCCGGGCATGGATCACGCCTCATCCCGATCGCAGCAATCCCGACTTTGCACCGATGGTGCGCGACGAAGAAATCGAACGCATCGCGGTCGACATCGCCACCCGCCATGAACAAGGACGGGGCTGGGTTGTCGAAAGCGTGGAAGCCGAGAACCGCGGATTCGATTTGATCTCCCGGCGACCCCACCCGGACGACCCGCAGACGTTCGTTGAAGTCCGCTTCATCGAAGTCAAAGGCCGAGCCGGAGTCGGCATCGTCGCCCTCAGCGAGAACGAATACCGGACCGCCGAGCGGATGAAAAAAGACTACTGGCTGTACGCCGTCTTCAACTGCGCGGGAACGCCGGAACTTCACATCGTACAAGACCCCGCTCGGCTGGGCTGGCAGCCTGTGATGGCTGTGGAGCATTATCGGATTGGTCCAGACGCGATCTCGGTCGCTCAAGTAACTTGA